Proteins found in one Nocardia brasiliensis ATCC 700358 genomic segment:
- a CDS encoding queuosine precursor transporter: MKPVSQLNETEVPEPGHPAPEHAAFAQVARGYYTPIVALFTATLIISNICATKGVQFFTDHSVKIGPIEVLPISTDGAWFLFPLAYILGDVLSEIYGFKSARRAIYYGFGVLLLTVVCFKIAIELPAASFYENQDAFRTVIGTTPQLVAAGLAGYFVGEMLNSATLVLIKEKTKEKHLWARLIGSTVVGEFGDTLIFCSIAATAIGIDSWSQFVNYVIVGFLWKTLAEVIVLPITYRVIAWLKKHEPTYAPSENSALLS; encoded by the coding sequence ATGAAGCCCGTGAGTCAGCTCAATGAAACCGAAGTCCCAGAACCTGGGCACCCCGCACCGGAACATGCGGCATTTGCCCAGGTGGCGCGGGGGTACTACACACCGATCGTGGCGTTGTTCACGGCAACCCTGATCATCTCCAATATCTGCGCGACCAAGGGCGTGCAGTTCTTCACCGACCACTCGGTGAAAATCGGCCCGATCGAGGTGCTGCCGATCAGCACCGACGGCGCCTGGTTCCTGTTCCCCCTCGCCTACATCCTCGGCGATGTCCTGAGCGAGATCTACGGCTTCAAATCGGCCCGCCGGGCCATCTACTACGGCTTCGGCGTCCTGCTGTTGACCGTGGTGTGCTTCAAGATCGCGATCGAGTTGCCCGCCGCGAGCTTCTACGAGAATCAGGACGCGTTCCGCACCGTCATCGGCACCACGCCCCAGCTGGTCGCCGCCGGCCTGGCCGGTTACTTCGTCGGCGAGATGCTGAACTCCGCGACGCTGGTGCTGATCAAGGAAAAGACCAAGGAAAAGCACCTGTGGGCGCGGCTGATCGGTTCCACCGTGGTCGGCGAATTCGGTGACACCCTGATCTTCTGCTCGATCGCCGCCACCGCCATCGGCATCGACTCGTGGAGCCAGTTCGTCAACTACGTGATCGTCGGTTTCCTCTGGAAGACCCTCGCCGAGGTCATCGTGCTGCCGATCACCTACCGCGTCATCGCGTGGCTGAAGAAGCACGAGCCGACCTACGCGCCCAGCGAGAACTCCGCGCTACTCAGCTGA
- a CDS encoding DUF4190 domain-containing protein, protein MTNPGDSDEWWKQYGGQGVSPESGASSSVPQYPNAEQPSGYPSAPQYPQQPAQPMTPPPQPQYQPGYQQPPAQPYGQPQPNYGYQPAYQPYGMPQQQGSNGMAIGALISSLVGFFTCGIGSIVGIILGVVALGQIKQTGQEGRGMALAGIWIGVGMIVLAVLWFVVVIVAGVSGA, encoded by the coding sequence ATGACGAATCCCGGCGATTCCGACGAATGGTGGAAACAGTACGGTGGCCAAGGCGTGTCGCCGGAATCGGGGGCGTCCAGCTCGGTTCCGCAATACCCGAACGCTGAGCAACCATCCGGATACCCGTCGGCGCCGCAATACCCGCAGCAGCCCGCTCAACCGATGACACCCCCGCCGCAACCGCAGTACCAGCCGGGGTATCAGCAGCCGCCCGCCCAGCCCTATGGGCAGCCGCAGCCGAACTACGGGTACCAGCCCGCCTATCAGCCGTACGGGATGCCGCAGCAGCAGGGCAGCAACGGCATGGCGATCGGCGCGCTGATCTCCTCGCTGGTCGGCTTCTTCACCTGCGGTATCGGCTCGATCGTCGGCATCATCCTCGGCGTCGTCGCGCTGGGCCAGATCAAGCAGACCGGTCAGGAAGGCCGCGGCATGGCGCTGGCCGGCATCTGGATCGGCGTCGGCATGATCGTGCTGGCCGTCCTGTGGTTCGTCGTCGTGATCGTCGCGGGGGTCAGCGGGGCCTGA
- a CDS encoding RDD family protein — MTSGGYDPNQYPQGGQPYGQPYPQGGQQYPQGGQQFPQGGQQFPQGGQQPQYGQQPQYGQQPQYGQQPQYGQQPQDPYGQYPQQPGGFNNYGGQPGDLGTRFGARLLDGLICGVVGIPVYFVLSLAMRGIVGTILSMAVLYALYTAYFVLMETTQGTTLGKKIVGLKVLAPGGAAKIDPVTSLKRNLFVAVNIVYCLGNLAGLGMAIYIAVTISQDPNKQGWHDKFAGGTQVVKA, encoded by the coding sequence ATGACAAGCGGTGGGTACGACCCCAACCAGTATCCGCAGGGCGGGCAGCCGTATGGGCAGCCGTACCCGCAAGGCGGCCAGCAATATCCGCAAGGCGGTCAGCAGTTCCCGCAGGGCGGCCAACAGTTCCCCCAGGGCGGTCAGCAGCCGCAATACGGTCAGCAGCCCCAGTACGGCCAGCAGCCGCAATACGGCCAGCAGCCCCAGTACGGCCAGCAGCCCCAGGATCCGTACGGCCAGTACCCGCAGCAACCGGGCGGCTTCAACAACTACGGCGGCCAGCCGGGTGACCTCGGCACCCGCTTCGGCGCGCGGTTGCTCGACGGCCTGATCTGCGGCGTCGTGGGCATCCCGGTCTACTTCGTCCTTTCGTTGGCCATGCGCGGCATCGTGGGCACCATCCTCAGCATGGCCGTGCTGTACGCGCTGTACACCGCCTACTTCGTGCTGATGGAGACCACTCAGGGAACCACTCTGGGCAAGAAGATCGTCGGTCTGAAGGTGCTCGCGCCCGGCGGCGCGGCGAAGATCGACCCGGTGACGTCCTTGAAGCGCAACCTCTTCGTGGCCGTGAACATCGTCTACTGTCTGGGCAACCTCGCCGGGCTCGGCATGGCCATCTACATCGCCGTAACCATCTCGCAGGACCCGAACAAGCAGGGCTGGCACGACAAGTTCGCCGGCGGCACCCAGGTTGTCAAAGCCTGA
- the gluQRS gene encoding tRNA glutamyl-Q(34) synthetase GluQRS → MPEPGAGRYAPSPSGDLHVGNLRTALLAWAFARSTGREFLIRVEDLDRVRPGAEERQLADLAAIGLDWDGPAVRQSERLPLYQAAIDRLTAAGRTYECFCTRREIQQAVTAPHGPMGAYPGTCRTLTAQARAAFVAEGRSAALRLRSTATEFEIVDELHGRYRGAVDDVVLRRGDGVPAYNLAVVVDDAAQGVDQVVRGDDLLSSTPRQAYLATLLELPVPRYAHVPLVLNTEGKRLAKRDGAVTLADQLALGNTPGQIVAAIAASLGSAATSSAELLDSFDPAHLPSEPWILDGNGLLQRSRCP, encoded by the coding sequence GTGCCTGAACCGGGCGCGGGCCGCTACGCCCCGAGCCCGTCCGGGGACCTGCACGTGGGCAACCTGCGCACCGCCCTGCTCGCCTGGGCCTTCGCCCGATCGACCGGTCGCGAGTTCCTGATCCGGGTCGAGGATCTCGATCGGGTGCGACCGGGCGCCGAGGAACGTCAGCTGGCGGATCTGGCCGCGATCGGACTGGACTGGGACGGCCCGGCGGTCCGGCAATCCGAGCGGCTCCCGCTCTATCAGGCCGCGATCGATCGGCTCACCGCCGCCGGGCGCACCTACGAATGTTTTTGCACGCGAAGAGAAATACAGCAGGCGGTGACGGCGCCGCACGGGCCGATGGGCGCCTACCCGGGCACCTGCCGCACGCTGACAGCGCAGGCACGAGCCGCGTTCGTGGCCGAAGGACGATCGGCCGCGCTGCGGCTACGGTCCACGGCGACCGAATTCGAGATCGTCGACGAACTGCACGGGCGCTACCGCGGCGCGGTGGACGACGTGGTGCTGCGGCGCGGCGACGGCGTTCCCGCGTACAACCTCGCGGTGGTGGTCGACGACGCGGCGCAGGGTGTCGATCAGGTGGTGCGTGGCGACGACCTGCTCTCCTCCACCCCGCGCCAGGCCTATCTGGCGACGCTGCTCGAGCTACCGGTCCCGCGCTACGCCCACGTCCCACTCGTGCTCAATACCGAGGGCAAGCGGCTCGCCAAACGGGACGGCGCGGTGACGCTCGCCGACCAGCTGGCCCTCGGCAACACGCCCGGACAGATAGTGGCGGCGATCGCCGCCTCGCTCGGCTCCGCGGCGACCTCGTCGGCAGAGCTCCTCGACAGTTTCGACCCGGCACATCTGCCGAGCGAACCGTGGATACTCGACGGGAATGGGTTGTTGCAACGCAGTCGATGTCCGTAA
- a CDS encoding DUF309 domain-containing protein, which yields MVDRDRDDAGRARNSRPRDRLGRPLPSGSAGVARIPDDLELPPQQTLTFAQQLLDDGLAFNAHEVLEAAWKNGPFAERMLWQALAQLAVGVTHIQRGNPKGARTLLTRAATRLTEFRPEDEADAPYGIDRAGLIAYAEALLAAVDAQRPIAPEELKPRLCG from the coding sequence ATGGTTGACCGCGATCGCGACGATGCAGGTCGCGCCCGGAACTCTCGTCCGCGAGACCGGTTGGGGCGCCCACTGCCGTCCGGAAGTGCCGGAGTTGCCCGAATTCCCGATGATCTTGAATTACCCCCGCAGCAAACACTCACCTTCGCTCAGCAACTGCTGGACGACGGTTTGGCATTCAACGCGCACGAGGTATTAGAGGCCGCGTGGAAGAACGGACCGTTCGCCGAACGGATGCTGTGGCAGGCCCTCGCGCAGCTCGCTGTCGGTGTCACACACATCCAGCGCGGTAATCCGAAGGGCGCGCGTACCCTGCTCACCCGCGCGGCGACCCGTCTGACCGAGTTCCGGCCCGAGGACGAGGCCGACGCACCGTACGGCATCGACCGCGCCGGGCTCATCGCCTACGCCGAGGCGCTGCTCGCGGCCGTCGACGCGCAACGCCCGATTGCACCCGAGGAGCTCAAGCCACGGCTGTGCGGCTGA
- a CDS encoding DUF397 domain-containing protein, with amino-acid sequence MEVDLTDAVWRKSTYSGPDGNCVEVAFLIDGEVAVRDTKDNGYGPVLAFAPGQWDAFLTGVAQGEFGRA; translated from the coding sequence GTGGAAGTTGATTTGACTGATGCTGTGTGGCGCAAGAGCACATACAGTGGCCCCGACGGAAACTGTGTAGAAGTCGCATTTCTGATCGACGGCGAAGTCGCGGTCCGAGACACCAAGGACAACGGATATGGCCCGGTGCTGGCGTTTGCTCCGGGGCAGTGGGATGCGTTCCTAACCGGAGTTGCGCAGGGGGAGTTCGGGCGCGCCTGA
- a CDS encoding cytochrome b produces the protein MTTQLGNKVSAQADSADERYRAAAFLKRSINKVFPTHWSFLLGEIALYSFIILLLSGIYLTLYFDPSMAEVVYNGSYQPLRGVTMSRAYESALNISFEVRGGLFVRQVHHWAALLFAASIIVHLFRVFFTGAFRKPREANWVIGSLLLILAMFEGYFGYSLPDDLLSGTGLRAAFSSITLGMPIIGTWLHWLMFGGDYPGTIIIPRLFIAHVLLFPGIMLALIAAHVALVWYQKHTQFPGPGRTEKNVVGARIVPVFSLDQGAFFAFTLGIVAIMSGIFQINAIWTMGPYNPAQISAGSQPDFYMMWTDGMMRLIPPWELYLGRYTVPAPVWGALLMGLVFTVLITYPWIEKRLTRDTAPHHNLLQRPRDVPVRTAIGAMAIAFYVVLTLSCVNDIVAYKFDISLNATTWTGRIGLLLLPPLAYFVAYRVCLGLQRSDRAVLEHGVETGVIKRLPHGEYIEIHQPLGPVDDHGHPIPLEYQGAPVPKKMSKLGLAGKPGTGSFLRADPWQESERNHETDHAEEHKQLAVLRDYQERDRRNGNGSHGNGSSDS, from the coding sequence ATGACAACTCAACTTGGTAACAAGGTCAGCGCACAGGCGGACTCCGCCGACGAGCGATATCGCGCCGCCGCGTTCCTGAAGCGGTCGATCAACAAGGTCTTCCCGACCCACTGGTCGTTCCTGCTCGGCGAAATCGCGCTGTACAGCTTCATCATTCTGCTGCTGTCGGGCATCTACCTGACCCTCTACTTCGATCCGTCGATGGCCGAGGTCGTCTACAACGGGTCGTACCAGCCGCTCCGCGGCGTCACCATGTCGCGGGCGTACGAGTCGGCGCTCAACATCTCCTTCGAGGTACGCGGCGGCTTGTTCGTCCGTCAGGTACACCATTGGGCCGCACTGCTTTTCGCGGCGTCGATCATCGTGCACCTGTTCCGGGTGTTCTTCACCGGCGCGTTCCGCAAGCCGCGTGAGGCGAACTGGGTGATCGGCTCGCTGCTGCTGATCCTGGCCATGTTCGAGGGCTACTTCGGCTACTCGCTGCCCGACGACCTGCTCTCCGGCACCGGCCTGCGCGCCGCGTTCTCGTCCATCACCCTGGGCATGCCGATCATCGGCACCTGGCTGCACTGGTTGATGTTCGGCGGCGACTACCCCGGCACCATCATCATTCCGCGCCTGTTCATCGCGCACGTGCTGCTGTTCCCCGGCATCATGCTCGCGTTGATCGCCGCACACGTCGCGCTGGTCTGGTACCAGAAGCACACCCAGTTCCCCGGCCCGGGCCGCACCGAGAAGAACGTCGTCGGCGCGCGCATCGTCCCGGTGTTCTCGCTGGATCAGGGCGCGTTCTTCGCCTTCACGCTCGGCATCGTCGCGATCATGAGCGGCATCTTCCAGATCAACGCGATCTGGACCATGGGCCCCTACAATCCCGCGCAGATCTCGGCGGGCTCGCAGCCGGACTTCTACATGATGTGGACCGACGGCATGATGCGCCTGATCCCGCCGTGGGAGCTGTATCTGGGCCGCTACACGGTGCCCGCGCCGGTCTGGGGCGCGCTGCTCATGGGCCTGGTGTTCACGGTGTTGATCACCTACCCGTGGATCGAGAAACGGCTCACCCGCGACACCGCCCCGCATCACAACCTGCTGCAGCGTCCGCGTGACGTGCCGGTGCGCACCGCGATCGGCGCGATGGCGATCGCCTTCTACGTGGTGCTCACGTTGTCCTGCGTGAACGACATCGTCGCCTACAAGTTCGACATCTCGCTGAACGCGACCACCTGGACCGGCCGGATCGGCCTGCTCCTGCTGCCGCCACTGGCCTACTTCGTCGCCTACCGCGTCTGCCTCGGCCTGCAGCGCAGCGACCGGGCAGTGCTGGAACACGGTGTGGAGACCGGCGTGATCAAGCGACTGCCGCACGGCGAGTACATCGAGATCCATCAGCCGCTCGGCCCGGTCGACGACCACGGCCACCCGATCCCGCTGGAATACCAGGGCGCACCGGTCCCCAAGAAGATGAGCAAGCTCGGCCTGGCCGGCAAGCCGGGCACCGGCAGCTTCCTGCGGGCCGACCCCTGGCAGGAGTCGGAGCGCAACCACGAAACCGACCACGCCGAAGAGCACAAGCAACTCGCGGTGCTCCGCGATTACCAGGAACGAGATCGGCGCAACGGCAATGGTTCCCACGGGAACGGTTCGTCGGATAGCTGA